The proteins below are encoded in one region of Actinomycetota bacterium:
- a CDS encoding zinc-binding dehydrogenase — protein VQPGDSVAVLGCGGVGINVIQGAVLAGAERVIAIDALDSKLEMATRFGATHTVNAKETDTKTAVFELTDGRGADVAFEVVGAAALQRQVLELTRRGGTTVFVGVAPFGEDFTVQSFFLTYNETRLLGCWYGSCDPKRDIPRFLRLWQAGRLNLEDLISDRAGLDDVNAAFEAMEAGKVIRTVLTP, from the coding sequence GGTGCAGCCCGGCGACTCGGTCGCCGTCCTCGGGTGCGGAGGGGTCGGCATCAACGTCATCCAGGGAGCGGTCCTGGCGGGAGCCGAGCGGGTCATCGCGATAGACGCCCTCGACTCCAAGCTCGAGATGGCCACCCGGTTCGGGGCCACGCACACCGTCAACGCCAAGGAGACGGACACGAAGACCGCCGTCTTCGAGCTCACCGACGGTCGGGGTGCCGACGTCGCGTTCGAGGTGGTGGGTGCCGCGGCGCTGCAGCGACAGGTCCTGGAGCTGACCCGCCGCGGCGGCACGACGGTCTTCGTGGGCGTCGCCCCCTTCGGTGAGGACTTCACCGTCCAGAGCTTCTTCCTCACCTACAACGAGACCCGGCTGCTGGGGTGCTGGTACGGGTCCTGCGACCCGAAGCGGGACATCCCCCGATTCCTGAGGCTGTGGCAGGCCGGTCGACTGAACCTGGAAGACCTCATCTCGGACCGGGCCGGACTCGACGACGTCAACGCGGCCTTCGAGGCGATGGAGGCCGGGAAGGTGATCCGGACGGTCCTCACCCCGTGA